CGGGCCACCGGCCGCTGCGCCATCAGGTCGGCGTCGGTGAAGCCGTTGCGCTCCTTGAGGTCCGCGCCCACGCAGAAGGCCTTGGGGTGGGTCGACGTCACCACGACCGCGCGCACCTCCCCGCGGAGCGCCAGGTCGGCGAGCGCCCGGGTGGCCGCGCCCAGGTCGCGGGCCATG
This Arsenicicoccus dermatophilus DNA region includes the following protein-coding sequences:
- a CDS encoding enoyl-CoA hydratase-related protein, which encodes MTTPTFDNVTIARHGQEGHVAELALDRPEAMNAVSTAMARDLGAATRALADLALRGEVRAVVVTSTHPKAFCVGADLKERNGFTDADLMAQRPVAR